The Acidobacteriota bacterium genome includes the window GGGCGCCACGCACAGCTTTCTCGAAGCAGCGCGCAGCTCCAAGCTGGCCGACCGCGCGATCGGCGATGCCGCGACGTGGCTCGCGAAGCAGCTTGAAGCATGAGTTCCGCGTTCGAACGCGTTGAACCCGCCGACATCGTGCGTTTTGTCGGCGAGAACCCGCTTGCGTGGATCGTACCGTCGCGGTCGCCCGCCGACGCCGTGTTGATGCCGCTGTTGATGGAAGTCGGCGCGGACGGCGCACCTGATTCTCTTCTCGGCCACCTGCCTCGCAAAGCGCCGGTATGTGAGGCGCTCACCGGCTCGCCGCGCGCGCATTTCCTGTTCCTCGGTCCGCATGCCTACATCCCGCCGGGATGGATTTCGAAACCAGGCTGGGCGCCAACCTGGAACTTCGTGTCGCTGAAAGTTGCAGGACTGCTGGAATTGGACGAAAGCCTGACCGACTTCGCGGTGACGCGGCTCGTCGAGCATATGGAGGGAAATGACGCAGGCGCCTGGACGGTCGATGAGATGGGAGACCGGTTCCACATGTTGACGAAGGGGATCATCGGTTTCCGTGCACGGATCGACACACTCGTCCCGCGATTCAAGGTGGGACAGGACGAAACTGTTCAGTCTGCGAATGAGATCCGACACGGACTGTCGGATCATCCGCTGGCGCGCTGGATGGACCACTGAAAGCGCGGTCTGGCCCGATGCCGAAAGCGAAAGTCCCGCACGCGAGGGCACGCCGATCTGCGCATTGATAAATTGGTGAACCTGTCCCGCTCCCGCATGAGGTTCACGTGCCCCCTCCTCCCAACCATCCTGTACGTGACTTTGCGCCCGGCTCGGCGGAGCGCGCATCGCTCACCGAAGAAATCCATCGCCAGCGATCGATGCCGCGGCGGATCCTGCCGCGGATAGGTGGACGCGACGTTGAGACCGGCCGCAGCGTCGCGCTCCACGAGCCGCATGCCCATAGACTTTCGCTCGGCAGCTATGAGTCCGCCGGCGCTGTAGAGGCCGAGTCGGCGATCAAGGCGGCGATGGCCGCCCGGACGGACTGGTCGCGCATGTCCGCATCAGCGCGGCGCGCTGTTTTCCTCAGGGCGGCGGAATTGCTGGCCGGTCCATTCAATGCCCGTTTGCTCGCGGCGACGATGCTGCAGCAAAGCAAGACGGCTTTCCAGGCTGAGATCGATGCGTCCTGCGAACTGATCGACTTCCTGCGGTTCAATGTGGCTTTCGCTGAGCAGATTGACGAGATCCAGCCCGTATCTACGCTTGCGGAGCGCAATCGGCTGGAGCAGCGCGGGCTCGATGGTTTTGTGTTTGCAGCTTCCCCCTTCAACTTCACTGCCATTGCCGGAAACCTCAGCCTCGCGCCGGCTCTGATGGGAAACACGGTTGTGTGGAAGCCGTCGGAACGATCCGTATACAGCGCGGCTTTCCTGATGGACCTGTTCGAGACTGCCGGCATGCCGCCGGGCGTCATCAACATGCTGCCGAGTGCCGAGCCGGCCGTCATTGGCGACGTGGTTCTCAAACATACCGATCTCGCAGGCGTGCACTTTACAGGCTCGTCTGCAGCATTCGACAGGATCTGGCGTTCCGTCGGATCAAGCGTCTCGAGCTATCGCAACTATCCGCGACTCGTAGGCGAAACCGGCGGAAAGGATTTTGTCGTTGCGCACGCATCGGCCGATGTTGGCGCGCTTGTGACGGCATTGGTGCGCGGGGCCTTCGACTACCAGGGCCAGAAATGTTCGGCGGCGAGCCGCGCCTATATTCCTGAAAGCCTATTCGCCGAAGTCTGCGAACGGATGGTTGCCGCCATAGAGCGGCTCAAGATCGGCGATGTGACGGATTATGGGCATTTCATGGGCGCCGTGATCGACGAGCGCGCGTTTGATGGGCTAGGCCGCGCCATTGCCCGAGCAGAGGCTACCTCCGGCCATCGCAAGATTGCAGGTGGCGCGCCTTCAAAGACGGAAGGTTGGTTTGTTCCGCCTCACGTGTTCGCATGTGATGATCCAAAGTCGCCGCTGATGACCGAAGAATTGTTCGGCCCCGTGCTTGGCATTTATGCGTACCCGGACCATCGCTTTGCTGAGGTGCTGAAACTGATTGATTCATCGACGCCCTACGCCCTGACTGGCGCCGTTTTCGCCAGCGACCAGGCAGCACTCAACCTCGCCGCAGAAGCGCTGCGAGATGCTGCCGGCAACTTTTATATCAACGACAAGCCGACAGGTGCGGTGGTCGGCCGCCAGCCCTTCGGCGGTGCCCGGCGCAGCGGCACCAACGACAAGGCCGGTAGCATCTTCAACCTGCTGCGTTGGACATCACCTCGCACGATCAAGGAAACTTTCGTGCCCGCGCAGAGCCCGCTGTATCCCCACATGCTCGCCTGACGTTCAGAAACTAGCCCAGACTGGGCAAGTCGAGTCGATGCGCGCGGGCAGCTTCAATGGCGATGTCGTATCCAGCATCTGCATGCCGCATCACGCCGCTGGCCGGATCATTCCAGAGCACGCGCTCGATGCGGCGAGCGGCATCTTCGGTTCCGTCGCAGCAGATCACCATGCCGGCGTGTTGCGAATATCCCATGCCGACCCCGCCGCCATGGTGCAACGATACCCAGGTCGCGCCTGACGCCGTGTTGAGCAAGGCGTTAAGCAGTGGCCAGTCAGACACCGCATCCGATCCGTCCTTCATCGCTTCGGTTTCGCGATTGGGCGAAGCGACAGAACCGCTGTCGAGGTGGTCACGGCCGATCACCACCGGCGCTTTCAATTCACCCCTGGCTACCATCTCGTTGAAAGCGAGGCCGAGTCGGTGGCGGTCGCCCAGACCAACCCAGCAGATGCGGGCGGGAAGACCCTGAAAGTGGATGCGCTTGCGCGCCATGTCGAGCCAGTTGTGGAGGTGGGCGTCATCCGGCATCAGCTCCTTCACCTTTTCATCGGTGCGGTAGATGTCCTCGGGATCGCCTGACAAGGCAGCCCACCGAAAAGGACCAATGCCGCGACAGAACAGTGGACGGATGTAAGCCGGCACGAAACCGGGGAAGTCGAACGCATTCGCCACGCCCTCGTCGAAAGCTACCTGCCGGATGTTGTTCCCATAGTCGACCGTCGCAACGCCGCGTGCGCGGAACTCGAGCATCGCGCGGACATGCTCGGCCATCGATGCTCGAGCTTCACCTTCCACACGCTTTGGGTCCGTGCGGCGAAGTTCTTCCCATTTCTCTATGGTCCAGCCTTTGGGCAGGTAGCCATTTACCGGGTCGTGCGCCGACGTCTGGTCGGTCAACAGGTCCGGCAAGCGCCCGCGCGCCAGGATCTGCGGCAGGACTTCACAGGCATTGCCCAGCAGCCCGACCGACTTCGCCGTTCCGCTCGCGCAAGCCTCGTCGATCATGTCGAGCGCCTTGTCGAGATCGTCTGTCCACGCATCGAGATAGCCCGTACGCATGCGCATTTCGATCCGCGAAGGCTGGCACTCGACGGCGAGGCAACTGGCGCCTGCCATGACGGCCGCCAATGGCTGTGCGCCGCCCATGCCGCCCAGACCGGCAGTCAGAAGCCACCGTCCTTTCAGATCTCCGCCAAAATGCTGACGGCCCATCTCGACGAAAGTCTCGTACGTGCCCTGCACAATGCCCTGCGCGCCGATATAGATCCAGCTGCCGGCCGTCATCTGGCCGTACATCATCAGCCCTTTGCGATCGAGCTCATGGAAATGGTCCCAGTTTGCCCATTTCGGAACAAGGTTCGAGTTCGCCAGCAGGACGCGCGGCGCATCCTTGTGGGTACGGAAGACACCCACAGGCTTGCCGGATTGCACGAGAAGCGTTTCGTCCTCCCGCAGGCGCCTCAGGGTTTCCACGATCTTGTCGAATGCTGGCCAGTTGCGCGCCGCCCGTCCGATACCCCCATAGACGACGAGGTCGCCCGGCCGCTCAGCCACATCCGGATCAAGATTGTTCATCAGCATACGGAGCGCGGCTTCGCTTTGCCAGTTCTGCGCGGTCAATTCGGCGCCATGCGGCGCTCGAACGACGCGTTCATTCGAAAGGTGTGTCGTGACCATGACCTCAGATCTCCTCGGCAAAATGCAGGCATGCGCCGCAGACGTCGCGCAGCACCCCTATCAATTGTTCGGCCCGCACCGGATTCCAGGGCGGCGGCCAGCCTTCATTGAAGTTGCCGTCATGCGGTTCGTCCATGTAGCCCCTGCAGGCCAGCTCCATCTGTACGGCATGAACTGAGGCACGAGGCTGTCCGTAGTGACGCACAGTCCAGCCACCACGAAAGCGCCCGTCCCTCACCGTGGGATAACTGGAGGACGCGCAAATGGCTTCGATCTGCGCGGCGAGCGATGGCGCGCAGGTTTCGCCCCGGTTCGATCCGATATTGAAAACCGGCAACAGGCCGTCGAACAATCGCGGCACCTCGGATCTGATGGAATGCGCATCGTACAGCACGACACGGCCATGCTCAGCCCTCAGACGATCAAGCTCGGCCTGGACAGCGTCATGGTAGGGCTGGAAGTATTCTCGGCGCCGGCGTTCGATCTCGTTCGCGTCGGGTTGTCGTCCAACCTTGTAAAGCGGCTCGCCGTCGAACGTGGTCGTGGGACAGAGTTCGGTTGTGGCCTGCCCCGGATACAGGGACGCCCCCGAAGGGTCGCGATTTGCATCGATTACCGACCGCGACAAGGCTGTACGGATGGTCGTCGCGCCCATGTCGTTCACAAAGCCGTACAATTGATCTACCCACCAATCAGTATCCTTTCGGGCCAGGGGAATGGACGTGAAGGCGTCTTCGATTTCCGCCGGAATTTCCCATCCCGTATGAGGAAAGGTCACGACAAGCGGCCGCGTCCCCTGCCGGATCGTCAGCCAACCGGGTGTCATGTGACCGCCACACCGGGCAAGCTCATGTCACAGGCACGCGCCACACTTCCCGAGCGGACGAGCTCGGCGGCAGCTTCGATGTCCGGATGGAAGAAGCGATCGTGATCGAGCGGCGGAATTGCGTCACGCACAAGAGTTCGAACGCGCTCCATGCGCACGCTCGATCGCAACGGGGCATGGAAGTCGCACCCCTGACAGGCGGCGAGCAATTCGATGGCGAGAACATGATCGACATTTGCGGCCATCGCCAAGGTGCGCCGCGCGCCATGCGCCGCCATCGAGACATGGTCTTCCTGGTTCGCTGACGTCGGGATCGAATCCACGCTCGCCGGAAAGGCCATTTGCTTGTTTTCCGAAACGAGCGCCGCGGCCGTCACCTGCGGGATCATGAAACCCGAATTCAACCCGGGTTTCGGCGTGAGGAACGCCGGCAGTCCGGAAAGAGCCGGGTCAACGAGCATGGCTGTCCGGCGCTCGGATATTGATCCGAGCTCGCACAATGCCATCGCGATCATGTCTGCCGCAAAGGCGACAGGCTCCGCATGAAAGTTTCCGCCGGACACGGCTTCGTCCGTTTCCGGAAATATCAGCGGATTGTCCGACACACCATTGGATTCGATCTCGAGCGTTGCAGCCGCCTGCCTCAAAATACCGAGCGCCGCCCCCGCGACTTGCGGTTGGCAGCGCAGGCAATATGGGTCTTGAACGCGGGCGTCGTTCTGCTTGTGCGAAGCACGAATGCCCGATCCGTTCATCAGTGTACGCAGCACCGCGGCACACTCGGTCTGCGAAGGATGACCTCTCAAGACATGGATACGTTCATCGAACGGGCTATCGGACCCACGGGCCGCTTCCGTCGAGAGTACGCCGATCACCAACGACGCTTGCAGCAAGCGCTCGGCTTCGAAGAGGCCAGCCAGCGCACACGCCGTAGAAAATTGGGTTCCGTTCAGAAGTGCAAGCCCCTCTTTCGGAGCCAGGGAAGCGAGCGGCGCCAGCCCTGCCGATTGCAGGCCTGTTGCCGCCGGCATTCGCTGGCCACGGGCGAACACGTCACCCACCCCGATCATGGCACACGCGACATGCGCCAGCGGCGCGAGGTCACCCGACGCGCCGACAGATCCTTTTTCCGGCACCACCGGAAGGATGTCCCGCTCCAGCATGCTCGAAAGCAGCGCCAGAGTCTCGGTACGCACACCTGAAGCGCCGCGCCCCAAACTTGCCAGCTTGAGCGCCATCATCAGACGCACAACATCGGCGCGGAGTGGCTGCCCCACACCCGCGGCGTGCGAAACAACAATGTTGCGTTGCAGTTCTTGCAGCTGTTCATTGGGAATGCGGACAGACGCAAGCTTTCCGAAGCCCGTGTTGACGCCGTAGACGGGCTCGCCGCGCGCAATGATCCTGG containing:
- a CDS encoding urocanate hydratase; amino-acid sequence: MVTTHLSNERVVRAPHGAELTAQNWQSEAALRMLMNNLDPDVAERPGDLVVYGGIGRAARNWPAFDKIVETLRRLREDETLLVQSGKPVGVFRTHKDAPRVLLANSNLVPKWANWDHFHELDRKGLMMYGQMTAGSWIYIGAQGIVQGTYETFVEMGRQHFGGDLKGRWLLTAGLGGMGGAQPLAAVMAGASCLAVECQPSRIEMRMRTGYLDAWTDDLDKALDMIDEACASGTAKSVGLLGNACEVLPQILARGRLPDLLTDQTSAHDPVNGYLPKGWTIEKWEELRRTDPKRVEGEARASMAEHVRAMLEFRARGVATVDYGNNIRQVAFDEGVANAFDFPGFVPAYIRPLFCRGIGPFRWAALSGDPEDIYRTDEKVKELMPDDAHLHNWLDMARKRIHFQGLPARICWVGLGDRHRLGLAFNEMVARGELKAPVVIGRDHLDSGSVASPNRETEAMKDGSDAVSDWPLLNALLNTASGATWVSLHHGGGVGMGYSQHAGMVICCDGTEDAARRIERVLWNDPASGVMRHADAGYDIAIEAARAHRLDLPSLG
- a CDS encoding FMN-binding negative transcriptional regulator, which produces MSSAFERVEPADIVRFVGENPLAWIVPSRSPADAVLMPLLMEVGADGAPDSLLGHLPRKAPVCEALTGSPRAHFLFLGPHAYIPPGWISKPGWAPTWNFVSLKVAGLLELDESLTDFAVTRLVEHMEGNDAGAWTVDEMGDRFHMLTKGIIGFRARIDTLVPRFKVGQDETVQSANEIRHGLSDHPLARWMDH
- the hutH gene encoding histidine ammonia-lyase → MSGITLRPGSVTLADWRSIWRGAPVTLHADCFAGVQRSADSVARIIARGEPVYGVNTGFGKLASVRIPNEQLQELQRNIVVSHAAGVGQPLRADVVRLMMALKLASLGRGASGVRTETLALLSSMLERDILPVVPEKGSVGASGDLAPLAHVACAMIGVGDVFARGQRMPAATGLQSAGLAPLASLAPKEGLALLNGTQFSTACALAGLFEAERLLQASLVIGVLSTEAARGSDSPFDERIHVLRGHPSQTECAAVLRTLMNGSGIRASHKQNDARVQDPYCLRCQPQVAGAALGILRQAAATLEIESNGVSDNPLIFPETDEAVSGGNFHAEPVAFAADMIAMALCELGSISERRTAMLVDPALSGLPAFLTPKPGLNSGFMIPQVTAAALVSENKQMAFPASVDSIPTSANQEDHVSMAAHGARRTLAMAANVDHVLAIELLAACQGCDFHAPLRSSVRMERVRTLVRDAIPPLDHDRFFHPDIEAAAELVRSGSVARACDMSLPGVAVT
- the pruA gene encoding L-glutamate gamma-semialdehyde dehydrogenase encodes the protein MPPPPNHPVRDFAPGSAERASLTEEIHRQRSMPRRILPRIGGRDVETGRSVALHEPHAHRLSLGSYESAGAVEAESAIKAAMAARTDWSRMSASARRAVFLRAAELLAGPFNARLLAATMLQQSKTAFQAEIDASCELIDFLRFNVAFAEQIDEIQPVSTLAERNRLEQRGLDGFVFAASPFNFTAIAGNLSLAPALMGNTVVWKPSERSVYSAAFLMDLFETAGMPPGVINMLPSAEPAVIGDVVLKHTDLAGVHFTGSSAAFDRIWRSVGSSVSSYRNYPRLVGETGGKDFVVAHASADVGALVTALVRGAFDYQGQKCSAASRAYIPESLFAEVCERMVAAIERLKIGDVTDYGHFMGAVIDERAFDGLGRAIARAEATSGHRKIAGGAPSKTEGWFVPPHVFACDDPKSPLMTEELFGPVLGIYAYPDHRFAEVLKLIDSSTPYALTGAVFASDQAALNLAAEALRDAAGNFYINDKPTGAVVGRQPFGGARRSGTNDKAGSIFNLLRWTSPRTIKETFVPAQSPLYPHMLA
- the hutG gene encoding N-formylglutamate deformylase codes for the protein MTPGWLTIRQGTRPLVVTFPHTGWEIPAEIEDAFTSIPLARKDTDWWVDQLYGFVNDMGATTIRTALSRSVIDANRDPSGASLYPGQATTELCPTTTFDGEPLYKVGRQPDANEIERRRREYFQPYHDAVQAELDRLRAEHGRVVLYDAHSIRSEVPRLFDGLLPVFNIGSNRGETCAPSLAAQIEAICASSSYPTVRDGRFRGGWTVRHYGQPRASVHAVQMELACRGYMDEPHDGNFNEGWPPPWNPVRAEQLIGVLRDVCGACLHFAEEI